A genomic window from Fundulus heteroclitus isolate FHET01 unplaced genomic scaffold, MU-UCD_Fhet_4.1 scaffold_579, whole genome shotgun sequence includes:
- the LOC105939568 gene encoding ubiquitin-conjugating enzyme E2 D2 isoform X2 produces MALKRIHKELNDLARDPPAQCSAGPVGDDMFHWQATIMGPSDSPYQGGVFFLTIHFPTDYPFKPPKVAFTTRIYHPNINSNGSICLDILRSQWSPALTISKVLLSICSLLCDPNPDDPLVPEIARIYKTDSQKYIKMAKEWTQKYAM; encoded by the exons ATGGCCCTGAAAAGGATTCACAAG gaACTTAACGACCTGGCTCGTGACCCTCCAGCACAGTGCTCAGCTGGCCCTGTGGGAGATGACA TGTTTCACTGGCAAGCCACAATCATGGGACCT AGCGACAGTCCATATCAAGGGGGGGTTTTCTTCTTGACAATCCATTTTCCAACAGACTACCCCTTCAAACCCCCAAAG GTTGCATTCACAACAAGAATTTACCACCCAAATATTAACAGTAACGGCAGTATCTGTCTGGATATTCTCAGATCACAGTGGTCTCCTGCACTTACTATTTCTAAAG TTCTTCTCTCCATTTGCTCACTCCTATGTGACCCAAACCCTGACGACCCCCTAGTGCCAGAGATTGCACGAATCTACAAAACAGATAGTCAGAA ATACATCAAAATGGCAAAAGAATGGACACAGAAGTACGCAATGTGA
- the LOC105939568 gene encoding ubiquitin-conjugating enzyme E2 D2 isoform X1, protein MALKRIHKELNDLARDPPAQCSAGPVGDDMFHWQATIMGPSDSPYQGGVFFLTIHFPTDYPFKPPKVAFTTRIYHPNINSNGSICLDILRSQWSPALTISKVLLSICSLLCDPNPDDPLVPEIARIYKTDSQKYNKLAQEWTTKYAML, encoded by the exons ATGGCCCTGAAAAGGATTCACAAG gaACTTAACGACCTGGCTCGTGACCCTCCAGCACAGTGCTCAGCTGGCCCTGTGGGAGATGACA TGTTTCACTGGCAAGCCACAATCATGGGACCT AGCGACAGTCCATATCAAGGGGGGGTTTTCTTCTTGACAATCCATTTTCCAACAGACTACCCCTTCAAACCCCCAAAG GTTGCATTCACAACAAGAATTTACCACCCAAATATTAACAGTAACGGCAGTATCTGTCTGGATATTCTCAGATCACAGTGGTCTCCTGCACTTACTATTTCTAAAG TTCTTCTCTCCATTTGCTCACTCCTATGTGACCCAAACCCTGACGACCCCCTAGTGCCAGAGATTGCACGAATCTACAAAACAGATAGTCAGAA GTACAATAAACTAGCTCAGGAGTGGACAACAAAATATGCCATGCTTTAG
- the LOC105939568 gene encoding ubiquitin-conjugating enzyme E2 D2 isoform X3 has product MFHWQATIMGPSDSPYQGGVFFLTIHFPTDYPFKPPKVAFTTRIYHPNINSNGSICLDILRSQWSPALTISKVLLSICSLLCDPNPDDPLVPEIARIYKTDSQKYNKLAQEWTTKYAML; this is encoded by the exons A TGTTTCACTGGCAAGCCACAATCATGGGACCT AGCGACAGTCCATATCAAGGGGGGGTTTTCTTCTTGACAATCCATTTTCCAACAGACTACCCCTTCAAACCCCCAAAG GTTGCATTCACAACAAGAATTTACCACCCAAATATTAACAGTAACGGCAGTATCTGTCTGGATATTCTCAGATCACAGTGGTCTCCTGCACTTACTATTTCTAAAG TTCTTCTCTCCATTTGCTCACTCCTATGTGACCCAAACCCTGACGACCCCCTAGTGCCAGAGATTGCACGAATCTACAAAACAGATAGTCAGAA GTACAATAAACTAGCTCAGGAGTGGACAACAAAATATGCCATGCTTTAG